Genomic segment of Canis aureus isolate CA01 chromosome 16, VMU_Caureus_v.1.0, whole genome shotgun sequence:
CTAGCATTCTAAAGTTGGGAGATTGCACATCAAAGCTGTTTCTATATTCTCCAGAACAATTAGGAGACCTGATGCTGAGGGGCAGCTATCCTGTAAGATGGAGCCCATGCCCCCCAGCACAGCCCAAGGCAGTgccaacctgcttctcccctccctgtaGGCACCTGTGACTGCTGGTGAAAGGTCTTCCAGCTTCCATCAGCACCCCTAGCCCAAGAGCTAGTCCTGGACTCCAGGAGGGTCATAAATAGGATCAATGAAGCCCCTATGACAATGAAAGGGGGAAATACAGGGTAGCTGTAATATCAGGCCATAAGATCCAGCCCCCTGATTGGAGTTAACACATATGCCAGGGAAGTAGGGGTCTGTGCCACAAACCACTTCCTTCCCATGTGGGTAGTCACACTGTTCCTGCCTCGATGGAACCTTAAGAGACTATCTAGTTCATGAATTCTTGCACTTCACCAagccgttttacagatgaggaaaactgaggTCCAAAGGTATAAACAGTTAGTGGTGTAAAGAGGCCTCTGGCAGAAAGCAACacttgacccaaaggcagaccttGCAGATGTTGGACTCAGGGCCCCTTTCAGCTTTTGCCTGGCCCACGAGACTGTCTACCCCCCAGTACGATGCCTCAGAGATCCCCCCActcactcatcctctctctccaGGACATCCCGGGGCACGGGCAGCAGGGACAGGAGGCAGGCTTGGCTCATGTGCTGGATCTCCCCGAGCCGCTGCTGGTGCTGGGCTCCCGACATGTGGTCCTGGAACTCCTGCAGCGGGATGAAGAGTGAGCCCCAGAACAGTGGGCGAGCACAGGGCCCAGAGGACAGGCCTGCAGCTTCATGGTCACCCCACTGCCGCTGAGGCCATGCTTCTTACAGCCCTCTGGGGGCCAGTGagcacacagcagccagagcttctgctgctcctcctggaCACTGTGTGGGCTCCTCAGGGACAAGGACATGACCTCCAGACCCCACGGCTATGCTCAGGATGACACAGGCAGCAACAGCAAATGGTCATAATATTAGGAGCATAACGCTGTTGGTAAGGCTACACTCGCTCTGGGCTGGGCCTAGGGGCTCGTGATTTCAATGTCAAGTCACTGAATCGTCAGAACCTCCCAGCAAGGTGGGTTCTAAATGTTTCTTCATCTGATgcatgaggaaacagaggcataaGGAGTGGAACTCGCCATCTGGCTTCTACACACCTAGTCAGGGCTGAATTAGACCTGTCTGCTGGACTCTAAGATCCTAACTTCTTGGCTAGCCAGGAAATGTTTTCAGAACAGATGCATGCATGGCTTTCATGAATGGTGCTCACAGGGCCCTCAGGGCCACTAAGGCACGGCAGCCAGGCCCGGGCACACCCTATAGACACCCCCACTCTGCCCACTGGACTCCCCTTCCCGGGACCTGGCCGGCAGTACCTGCTGACTGCTACAGTTGGCCTTACAGAGGTAGCAGAAGAACTGGAGGGTCTGCTTAGAGGGTGTGCTGGCAGTGGCAGGGGTGGCAGATGTGGATTCGCCAACGCGAGGCACGGGTGTGAGGGGGACAGTGCTGAAGGCCCGGCTGTCACTGCTCTGCAGGATGGTGACCTTCAGGGAGCCCCCGGCACCCCACACCTgcagcagaggcaggggcagagctaCCACCAGCTGGTACCTATGGTCGGCCAGCCCCTGTGCCAAGCATCCGGAAGCAGCATCTCACCAGACCCTCCCAACAGCCCCCTtcgcagatggggaaactgaggtgccGAGCTGGTAGCTGACTGCCCAGGCTCACAGAGCTAGGGTGTACTACAGCCAGGACTCAAGCCTAAGCCCACCCAACTGTAAAGACCACCCCATCCCATCCTCCCGTGACAGATGGAGAAACCGAGGTACAAAGAAGGGGGTGAGTTTGACCACAGTTGCACTATGAGATAGAGCTGGAACCTGAACTGCATGCACAGGCTTTTGCTCTGTGCTTTACCCCTAGAACACTTTACCTCGGGAGGGGACCAAGGCTATAGTCTGGGGATGAACAGGTTGGAAGGGACATGTCACCAAAAGCACCTCTGATTCTTCAGAGCAAAGGTGTGTGAAGGCAACACAGCAATGGTCAAACCCAGTCTGCTCTGCCGACGGGCcccagtggtgggggtgggggtggggcacacaAGGGGGCCTAGGGGTGGGGGCGGGAAGGCCATCCCACCACTGGGCCCCACAGTACCCGTGCAGTCCCAGGAGCATGTCTACCCACCCCTAGCATCTCTCTTGCCCTTTTTTCACATTCTCCCACATCCAGGCCACTGGTCAACTCGTCCTGACTCTCCATGCTGTCCTGGGCGCCCTCTGGCTCTGGCGAGGCCTCCTCCAGGCCTGAAATGAAAGATGGGTCCATCTCCCACCAGGGTCCAGAGGGACCTGGGTGGGGCTGATAGCCACCTTCTCTCCCCACAGCCAGGATCCTGAAGCCTTTGGTGGGGACAGCCCCGAACCATGGTCAGGACTGGACAGCACCAGGGGGAGGATCAAAGGGTCCTGGCAGAGCTGTCCCATCCCCAGGCAACCGGGAACCAGTGTTCACTGACCAGCTCCACTATCTCCCTTATCAGGAGGCGTCTCCAGCTCTGTGGAATGAACCGGAACCGGGGCTTGCTCCAATGCTGGTACTGACACCTGTAGCGGGGCCTGAGGCTGTCCCTCAGTGGGGTCAGGTGCCTGCACTGGCAGCTGCCCTGGAGGTTGTCTCAGTGGCTGCTCCGGAGGCTGGACCTGAGGATACGTCTGCGTCTGTGCCTGCTTCTGCAGCTGTGGCTGCTTCTGCACCAGGGGCTGGGAATGTGCCTGTGGCTGCACCTGTTTTTGCGGCTCTGCCTCCTTCAGCACCTGCCGCGGCCCCACATGGTCTGGAGAGGTCTGTGTCTGCACCTGCTTCTGCAGGAGGCGCTGCACTGGCATGTCCACGGGAGGCACCTGTGGCGGCGTCTGCGGCTGCACCTGGGCCTGGATCTGCAGAACCCGGGGCTGGAATCGTGGCAGAACTCGGGCTTCTGGCAGCTCAGGCAGCAGCTCGGGTGTCTGTGTCTGCTTCGGGGCTGTGGTGCGGGCCTGCGGCTGCCCCGGAAGCCCCTTCTCCGTGGGCAACTCTGAGCTAGGAAGGATCCAAAGATATCTTCCAGTATCTCCCCGTTGGCCCCAGGGGCTCCTCAAAAAGGGCCAAGACCCAGTTCCATCCTAGTTTTAGCACGTACAAGCTGGGCATTGGGGCAAGCCCCCGCAGCTCTGCCAGCCCCAGTGTACCTAAATAAGTTGGGAGGATCACTCACCCACCACCTCCCACATCTGCTAATATGTATCCAAGGCCCTGTAAAGTCTCCCATCCTCTGCCCATTCTGAGGTCCCAGATGCACATGTTCACCTTTCTGACCCGCCCACCTAGCCTgcctccaggtggctcagtgccAGAGAAAACATTGGAGACTCTCCGGTTGGAGACTCCAGTGAGATGCAGAATTGGGTCTGACCTTCCTTCAAGCCAGACATCAAGGCCCTTTCCTTACTCCAGCTCCGTGAAGGGTCCTGACCCCACCTACACCCACCCCCAGCCTTTGCAAGAATGAGAGTACGAGGCACCTGGGCCCTGGGGGGGTTTTCAGCATGGTTTACCTCTTTGACCTCTTAGCTGGTGGCTCAGATGCCTCACAAGACTCGGGAGCAGGTGCTACAGTGTGTTTCTCCTTAGCAATGCCATCTGGGCAGGGTGGGGAATCCTGGTCTGGAATGGAGGGCAGATGAGTGACTGCCGATGCCACGAAGAGTACAAACTAGCTCCGAGAGatggggcctgggctccccctccccccaagggCCCCGCCTCCCAGGTCTGCCTCCAACACCGACCCTGCACCCACATGCCCCAACCTGTATCCTCTCCAAAGGGCCAGCAGCCTCCCTGTCTTACCTTCTGGTGTGTCTGCTTGGGGCGCGACAGCTTCCTCAGACCCCTCTGGGGGGTCTGACTCATCTTCCACAGGCATTGTCTGAGAATAAGAATCCTGCTTCCTTTCAGAAACTAGTTTTGACATCTGCTGCCCAGTTAAGTATAACCTTAAGTATACCTTGGCTCAAGAGTAGCTGTGACAGTCTCCTAGGGGATGAagggacctggggactctggtgggCCCAGAGCTGCCCAGAGATGATCCTAAGCACCCCAGGAATCATGTCTAGGCAGGTCCATCCAGCTGCATGGCTGTTAACCCAGATTTGGGGGACACAGAGGGCCCCTCCTGACTCCCCAAGTGACTTCTCCATGAAGCAGCCAGAAGAATCCATCTAAAATGCAAACCTGATCATGTCTTTTGTCTTTCAGGCTAAAATCCTCCTATGACTCCTCTGACTCTAGAGTACTCCTTCCTCACCCAAGCCCAAAaccacctcccccacccaccaTCCAATTGGAcctctgtccccccgcccccaccccaagccACCTCCTCACTCTCCCCTTCACCCTCTCGGTATCCACACTGGTCTTCTCTCTGGTTCCCCCAAATCCTAGGCCTCTTCCCATCCCAGGCCTTCACCCAGAGCCTCAAAGGCACTTCTTGCAAGAAGCCCTCCTGACCCCAGAATACAGGTTCCCAAAGGAATTTGGGCTTCCTCTTTATGGAATATTTCAGTCTTAAATAATTGGCGGGAACATTATTTGCATTAATGTCTCGCCATTGTCACTACCCTCCTCAGCCTAAGACATCCGGGAGGGTCAGGCTAGATGCACCATCTACAACAGAAGCCCCTACAGGACTTAgagatgtttgttaaataaatgcacGACTCCGGTTGGTCCTGGGCTCCAATTagcccctgctccctcctcctaaGCTGAAGGAACCTGCTCCCAGTGGAAACGGGCACCACATCAGCACTCCATGCCCTTCAGAAACGACCTGGCTCTCACCCTGCATGACAGGAGCACTGCTGGCCTGTAAGTCAGGAGGCCTGGGGACTGGGTCTGTCTCGACACCACTCCCTGACCCTCAGTTTACACAGATGTCAAATGAGTGGCAGGAGCACTAGACAAGAAGAACATGTGAAGACAGGCCCAACTGGCAGGCTGGAGGCCGGGACCCCTCTCTGGAGGGAAATGCCTCACCTCCAGGTGTGAGCTGGCCTCAGAACCTGAGAAGGGGGGCGCCAGCCTTGCCCAGAATGCTCCCAGGAGCGTGCTGTGTGTGAGGAGCTGTCAGGACACTCGGGCACAGGACAGTCCCTGAAAGGAAGTTATCCCCAGGCAAATCTCCTCGCTTCTCTCAGcttatgacagagagaggcacctTTCACatacccacacacccacacccacacccacacccacacccacacccacactggGCAAGGCACAAGGAGCTAGGGGTGCAGCTCCAGAACCTTAGGATGGCAACATGTAGAGTTTAGGGTTTTGTAACATTGTTTTACCCAATTACCTTTCTTTTACTTCCACCTACAACAATtaacttagactttttttttttttttttaacatttcaggtAGTGACATAATGtttctttgtgaaataaatgtAACCGACAAGAACCTAATTCATTTAAAGCTAGGTGGCTCAGGCTTTTGAGTTCTCCAAACATAGCAAGCCAAATTGAGATATCAGATTTTGAAGACTtgctacaaaagaaaaaggaatgtaaaatgccccgaccattttttaaaatattgaataaaagttgaaatgataatacatatatattttttacatattgagTTAACTAAAATCTGTTAGTAAAATTGATTTCACcagtttcttcagtttctttttactttgttgatgTGATGACTAGAGAGAGACATTTAAATTCCGTATATggctcatattttctttctacaGGGCAGCGTGGATTTACAGAGAACCACCACAggacacctaaaactaatatagtGTCCTGTGTCATTTTTATCTCCAGGTGTTTACAAAGAGAGAAATATTAGGTAAATAATGGTACTGGTGGTATCTGGACATGGCAAAAGTCAATGCAAGAATATTTGAAATTTGGGAAACACTAGACAAGGTCAATTTACCCCCCTctttttacagatggggaaactgaggacaaaaAGGGATGTGACCTGCCTAAAGGCCAGTGTGAGCCACGTGGGTAGAACTGGGCTGATACCCAGGTATGACCTCCTACCCCATCCCCATCCGCTGTACCCCACTGCCACTCACCTTGCGATTGGGAGTAGTGGATGAGGGAGTGCGGGCCTGTTTCTGGGGAGTCCGCCCTGAAAGGTTGATCTGGGAGGGGTTCATGGGGACCCCGACAGGAGGGGGACCCAGCAAGGATTGCCGAGTTGCCTGGGGAAAAAACTGCTGTAGATTTGGGGTGGTCAGCTGAGGGGGTGTGAGGCTGGGGGCCGTCAGGGTTGGGGTTGCCAGGCCGTAGCCACGGAGGttacctgtgggcaggaagaggggagaagagggattACAATGGGGTCACATGGTAGAGGCCGGGGTCAGGTGTCAGTGCCCCAAAGCATCATGGAAACAACACACAGATGACTTTGACAGGGACATTTCCCACACGACAACAGCCAGAGAAGAGAGATGAGCACCAGAGGCCCACTCCCACCTTAGGCACTGGCGGTGAGGGGACTTTAGGGCTGGTTTTCTGCTCCAGCTGAGGAGAGGGACACTGCTTTTCCCCCTCCAGATGCCTCCCTGGTCAGCCTCCCCTGCAACCTCACTCACCCTCTGGGGTATGCTTTAGGGTACACCTTAAGATATGTGAAAGACCCAGCACAGTACCCATAGGGAGAACCAGCGAGTTGATTGACTGGTCCCTGGAATAAGAAGATACTCTCCCATCCCCCTTCACCCCACCCTCATCAAAAATCTACTGGAGggatggttcagcagttgggcggctgcctttggctcaggtcatgaccccggggtccgggattgagtcccacatcgggttcctgcaaagagcctgcttctccctctgcctatgtctctgcctttctctctgtgtctctcatgaataaataaataaatcttaaaaaaaaaaaaaatctactgggAACCAGGCACTTGCTAAGCATTTCCCATGCACAACCTCAGTCATTCGACCCAGCTACCATCAGCATAGCATAGGTATTATGTCTCTACCAATAACAAAACAGGCACAAAGCAGAGGTGCAGCTTGCCCAGGGTCTCTGCTCATTCTGCCTCCACCCCTCTCCACCTGCCTAAATCCTTCCATACCTCCCTGCTGCTTGGAAAGGAGCCCATTCCTCACCGTGCAGGGGtctggccctgccctcctcccaggctTCCTTTCTTGCCCATTTCCCCACACATGCATCCACTACACTCCAGCTATATGCTTCTGTGCATCCCTCAACAAGCCTCATTTCTTCCTGCCTCCAGgtctttgcatatgctgttccttctgccccGGCTATTCTGCCCCCCACTATCTCCTGGTCATCCTTCAGATCTCCCTTCAGGTGTTTATCCTCTGAGAGGCCTTCTCAgatcctctctgtgtctccagagGCCCCAGCTGTTCTAGGACTAGCTGCACAATTTTTTCCTTGTCTGTTTCCCACTCCCCACCACCCAACCACAGTGGGAACTCCTATAAGGGCAGGCACCTCATCTAGCTCCGAGGCCCACTGCTCAGGAAGTATTTGAGCCATAAAAGACAGTTCAAATCCTTGCCCCAAAGCTGGGACAGGAAGCACAGGGGTTGAGGACATGGATCAGAGGACTAGCTCTAACAGCTAGTTCAGGTTCTATAACCAAAGCTCTGTGAGCAAATCAATTCCTCCTtcttagcctcagtttcttcatctgtacaatgggataATAATAGCGCTTGCCTCACTGTTTTATGAGGATTCAAGGAGATATACAAGTGTGCCTGGTATACCGTAAGTGTTCAGTTAGCATTAACTTAAAacaaatacatgtacatatatgtgcaGAGAGAATGCCAACCggctctttaaaaagatcaagagATCTAaaagatctaaaagaaaaatggacaaaggacatgGACGAGTCACAAAAAGAAATACGAATGTTTAACAGACAAAAAAACTGAACTAGCACTCCAAGAAATGTAAACTAAAACATTAATGATACAGCTTTTTTTGCCAACCAAGTTAGTaaatcatatgtatatacatgtatatataaaaaagtatataatacccagtgttgcCGTGGGCATGGTGAGACCGGCACTGTCATACGTGGCTGGTGGCATTGCAAACTGGTCCAGTCCTTTGGGAAAGCAAGTTGGCAATACTTATCAAGAGCCATAAAACATCCATTCCCCCAACCCAGCTATTCTACTTTTGGGAATACATTCTAAGGAAATAGTCTCAAACAGGATATTCATCCCCATGTtatttaaaacagagaaaaaagaaaaagaaaataaagaaaaaagaagcagctgAGTTTTGGTACATGAGTGCTTGCCCTCCAGTAGAATACAAACAGCcgttaaaaaataacttttacgGAGATGCTCAAATCATCTGGTAAATGATCATGCCATTCTATTCCATGAAAAAGAAGTAAGGTTCAGCCTTTCACTTACATGTCAATAACCAACCACAATCATATACAAATTCCCAACTTTGagcctagaaaaaaatggagaaaatgcacCAAAACCCTGAcaagtgttgttgttgtttcctctAGGAGGGGAGTCTATAACAATGTGGGTTTCCTTATtctcttaaaaaagtttttttgttttcacttttctttgaaaagtgtgacttttaaaatgagaaaaaaaaggggaaatacatatgtatatattgtgggTCCCTGAGTGTGGTTTTCTCTCTCCACCTATCCATTGATCATTTGTAAATCAACTCACTCCAGGACCTTCCACGCCCATATGGCAGGCCTAAGAGTGACAGCCATCGCATCCTCTGACTTGGCAGTGTACTCTGCTGGATGGCAGGACAGGCTAGTATGTAAGAACACAGCTCTGTAGCCAGACCTGGGCTCTAACTCTCTTTCTAATCCACACCTACTCCCTGTGTGACTGTGAACACATGattcttctctgagcctcagttttttcatctataaaatgggatcatGAGTGTGTCTCTCAGCTACCCCCAGGGTTATCAGCAGAGTCAAGGAATTGTGTTTGTAAAGGTCTCAGGACAGTGCACTGCCCAGAAGGACCACGCAGCAAGCCACAGCTACCACGTGGGAAGGGCTGGGTCTGCACATGAGCCATAAGTATCTGGAACAGCATCTTTGAAGGAAGAGCTGAGAAGCTGCTCTCCACGTAGGGAAACAGACAAGGACACAAGCTACACAGGGCTAGAGGCACCTACTCAGACATGCAGGGGTCAGAAGGCTCAGGCCTTCATATAGCTGAGTGACCCAGGGCAAGGACTTGGTCCAGACCCAGCTCTGGACCTCGGCTTCCTTATCTGTCGCATGGGATGTGGCAGAGGGTGGTCCGAAGAGATCTTTTCATCCATCATCTCATCTAATCTGAATGAGAACGAGCTATGCTGAGTGTTGCCTGCAGAGCCAGCACCGTGGCCAAGGGCACACCTCTGCAATCAGACCTGCGTCCAACTGAGACAACTTTGGGACTCCACTTCCTGGAGCCTCAGAATCCTTGTCTGCAAACTAGGACGCCAAGAGTAGCTCCCTCTCAGAGTTGGTGTGTGGACTTGGTGGGATTTAGTGCAAATGGGGATGCTAGGGCACGCCACTAAGAAGTCAGAAGAGGCCTACCTTGCAACTGCTGCAAAAGCAAAGCTCTCTGTAGCACAGACCCGttgaggagggaggcagagttGGCACCTTGGAGATTCAGAAGCTGCTGCTGTGTCTGCTGCTGGGGAAGCCCCCTGTGTGTTGGGAGAGGGTATCAGAGGGCTTTGGGAGAGTCAGACCCCCCCCCTTCCTTCACCTCCATTCTCAGCCCCTCTCTACTGCAGAGGAACCTCTTAAGGTGAGAATTAATGGCTTTCAAGACTGAAAAACAGGGATGTCCCTGGGAGAAAGGGCTGGGACGGGGTCTCCACGCCAGGGGCCTGAGTGACAGGGCTGAAACCACCCCCCCTCGGGAGGGTAACTCACCGGCTGACGGCTGCGGCCATGGGCAGCGGGGCTTGCGGTGGAGATTGTTGGAGCAGCTGCTGGAGCTGCAGGAGTTGCTGCTGCTGGAgctgctggagctgctgctgctggttgaACATGGTGGCTGAAGGAAGGACATGGGGTAAGCCACGACACCTGCCTCTGTGCCCATCCAGGCCCACCCATGGCCTTCAAACACCGGCCCGCTGAGCTTCACGGTCACACCCCAGTCCTGCCAAGAGCCTGCAGCATTTGCACCCTCATGCTTTCAATACCCCTCCTCCCGCCGCTCTCCGCAAATCTTGCCAAAAGTCCCCCCCAACCTGGCCCACCATCTCGACTCCCCTGGCTGGGTCCTTCCAGGGGCGTCAGACCCAAGcgcacctccccccacccccagcctttcTCGCGCCAACACTATGCCAGCCCCTCTCCACACCACACCCCTCCCTCGTGCCTATTTTGCGTCAATAACAGAACCCCAATCTTTCGCTTTGGCCTCGGAACAAAGTGGGAGGCAGGCTTCCGCCCCCCACTCCGCTAACCCCTTCCTCTGCAGATCCAGCCAGCAACCCACGTCAAATCCGGTTACCCCACCTGCCCGCGACGCCCGCAGCCTCCAGCCAGCCGGCCTCTGAGCCTTGCACGCGTCCACCAGGCGCGCGGGGCCCGCGCACCTCGCTTCCCCGAACCCCCCCGCAATCGCCCCGCCCCCACTGGCGAGCGGGCAGGGCGGCCGGAGCTCGCGGTTCCGCGGGGGCTTGGCCACTTAGAACGGCCTGCGGACCCGGCCGCCGCAGCGCCCTCTGGAGGAGCGGAGGACccggcgccgcccgccgccctgcGCTCGGGTCCCGCTGCGGGGACCGCCCCCGCTTACCCGGCGCCTCGGCTGCGGCGGGCGCGACCGTGGGCTGAGAGGGGGCCGTCGGCAGCGCAGACCCTCCGCCCCGCGTCCTCCGCCCCTGGAACCGGCGGCTCCGAGCCCGAGGTCCGTCTCTCTCCCGGAGGGGTCTGTCGGCTGGCGGGGACATCGCGGGCAACTTCGAGAAGGACCGACCCCAACCGACCTCCCCGCGGCTGCCACTGTCCCGCGATCCGGAGGCCTCGcgcggggctggggtgggaggggccgtGCAGGCGGCCGCTGCACGTTCGAGGACTGGCCCGGCGAGAGGGTGACGGGCACAGCGggcagaagggggtggggaggtccgTCTCCAGGTGCTTCTTCGAGTTGACTCGGGAGGGGGCGAGGAGGGCTGAGTGCAAGGTGAAAACCGCGTTCATCCGGACCCTGAAATTACCCGGCCCTCAAAGACTCTAATTACCCCTCGGCCGCACATCTTGGCGTCCCCGTGCTTGGCCCCCACGTGAGCCTAACAACCCGCGGTTACTAAGTAGCAAtccctttccctttttctgttACCTAAACCGGTCCATAAATTTAACCGCCCGGGGCAATCAGCTCCTTCTGCATTAAGCGCAGATTGTGCGCGGCCGCAGCGCGCAGTGGCGCTAGAGGCTCGCAGGTTGGAGGCCGCCCAGCGCGCTCGGCCGCGGAGATGAGTGTCAACCAATCCCTGCAGTCGTGTGACAAGCGCTGCGCTAAAGTTCGGGACCCGCTCCGCTGCAGCTCCGGGCGGCAGCGGCACAGATGCCTAATTCCGCCTGGATCTAGCGGCTCGAAAGTGGCTCGGCGTGGCCGCAGCACGAGGCAGGGGCCGGAGTCCTCAGGACGTGGTGCCCTTGGGTAGAAGGGCAGGCTGCACCGTGGGAGCTTTGAAGGCCTGGCCTTGGGCTTTATCCCTGAAGGGCAGGGAGCGCTAGGAAAGTCTATGACAACAGCCCATCTCCCGGGATTAGAAAACTCACTCTGGGGGCGCctagggtgactcagtggttgaacgtctgcctttggctcaggtcatgatcccggggtactggaCTCttcttctgcctgggtctctgcttctctctatgtctctcatgaataaataatatctttttttaaaaatagaaaaatagaaaactcacTCTGGTGAGAACCAAGACGGAGCCAAGATCCAAGCCCACTGACACCTTGGTCCCGGTGCTAGCAGAAGTTGAATCCCGACTCCACTACTTTCTGGCTAGGCCACCCAGATGCAGGCAGGAGTCCTCTCTGAGCCGGTTTCTTCCTCTATACAATGAATGCTCCTTCCCTGGGTGGGTGTGAGGATAATATTACATAATGCATAGCGCTGTGTAATGTGTAACGTAGATCTGCATTCAAATTGctgaagtaaaaaaacaaaactaaaaataatgctCATGCTGGTGATTCTGTATTAGTTCATCTTTCTGAAAAGCAATCTGTAAATGCTCTATCAAAACTcttgagggacacctaggtggctcagtggttgagtgtctgcctttggctaagggtgtgatcctggggtcgtaggatagagtcccgcatggggctcccggcaaggagcctgcttctccctctgcctatgtctctgcctctctctctctctctctctctgtgtgtctctcatgaataaataaataaaatcttaaaaaaaaaacaaaacctcttgaATGTGCTCTGCCCTTTGACCTGGCAACCCCTCTTGTAGGAAACTTGCCCAAGAAAAGAATCAGGAGACTTTTTAAAGCCAGCACGCCATTCATGGGaccattatttgtaatagctatCCGGAAAGTAATCAACTTTAGGAGAACAGCTAAGGAAATCATGGTGTTTTCTTCTTATGGAGTAGCACACAGCCATCAGGAATTATGCTTTCAAAGACTATGTAAACACCCACAATATGATGTGAAGTGAAATCAGCAAGTTACAAAATTGCATACATAAttatgatcccaattttgttttttgtttttttttaatattttattttttatttattcatgagagacacagaaggagagagaggcagagacacaggcagagggagagggagaagcaggcaccatgcagggagcctgatgtgggacctgatcctgggtctccaggatcacgtcctgggctgaaggcggcgctaaaccactgagccacctgggctgcccatgatcctaattttggaaaaaataaatatacgtGTGTAGTGAGCTCATGGAGGAGgttcactttctttccttttttctaatttacGGTATCGGTTTAGATGATGTTTTCATGGGGAGGgagttgaacattttaaaaaatgtataagacTTTGTGTTGACTCCTTGAAGACCAGACAAGACAATGGCTGGTAACTCCTTGGGGGATACTGTTCAGGGCTAGCCTCATGTTAATTGCTTTTAACCAATCCCTTGCTGGCAAAGCCCCCCAGTGGACTATgttcagagggagaagagaggcacCATCTCTTTGCATCTGATATGAAGTCTGACGCTGTAGCATCACCTGGAGGCCTCTTTCTTGCCTCTAATCTGAGTGGCACCTTTTTCATGTAATAAACTCTCATACTCATGTAGATCTGCATTCAGACCTGTTTCTGCTCCAGGAATCTACCCATCCCTTCCCATGATGCAACCTACCACTTGGTGTGACTATTACAGTTTGGGAATGTATTTTAATGCCTG
This window contains:
- the CIZ1 gene encoding cip1-interacting zinc finger protein isoform X6, with the protein product MSPPADRPLRERDGPRARSRRFQGRRTRGGGSALPTAPSQPTVAPAAAEAPATMFNQQQQLQQLQQQQLLQLQQLLQQSPPQAPLPMAAAVSRGLPQQQTQQQLLNLQGANSASLLNGSVLQRALLLQQLQGLDQFAMPPATYDSAGLTMPTATLGNLRGYGLATPTLTAPSLTPPQLTTPNLQQFFPQATRQSLLGPPPVGVPMNPSQINLSGRTPQKQARTPSSTTPNRKDSYSQTMPVEDESDPPEGSEEAVAPQADTPEDQDSPPCPDGIAKEKHTVAPAPESCEASEPPAKRSKSSELPTEKGLPGQPQARTTAPKQTQTPELLPELPEARVLPRFQPRVLQIQAQVQPQTPPQVPPVDMPVQRLLQKQVQTQTSPDHVGPRQVLKEAEPQKQVQPQAHSQPLVQKQPQLQKQAQTQTYPQVQPPEQPLRQPPGQLPVQAPDPTEGQPQAPLQVSVPALEQAPVPVHSTELETPPDKGDSGAGLEEASPEPEGAQDSMESQDELTSGLDVGECEKRAREMLGVWGAGGSLKVTILQSSDSRAFSTVPLTPVPRVGESTSATPATASTPSKQTLQFFCYLCKANCSSQQEFQDHMSGAQHQQRLGEIQHMSQACLLSLLPVPRDVLEREDEEPPPRRWCNTCQVYYMGDLIQHRRTQDHKIAKQSLRPFCTVCNRYFKTPRKFVEHVKSQGHKDKAKELKTLEKEIAGQDEDHFITVDAVGCFEGDEEEEEEEDEEEIEVEEEFCKQVRSRDISIEEWKGSETYNPNTAYGVDFLVPVMGYICRICHKFYHSNSGAQLSHCKSLAHFENLQKYKKAKNPSPTSRPVSRRCAINARNALTALFTSGGRAPSQPCSQDTAKTPSKVEKLRPSKIK
- the CIZ1 gene encoding cip1-interacting zinc finger protein isoform X4 — encoded protein: MSPPADRPLRERDGPRARSRRFQGRRTRGGGSALPTAPSQPTVAPAAAEAPATMFNQQQQLQQLQQQQLLQLQQLLQQSPPQAPLPMAAAVSRGLPQQQTQQQLLNLQGANSASLLNGSVLQRALLLQQLQGLDQFAMPPATYDSAGLTMPTATLGNLRGYGLATPTLTAPSLTPPQLTTPNLQQFFPQATRQSLLGPPPVGVPMNPSQINLSGRTPQKQARTPSSTTPNRKDSYSQTMPVEDESDPPEGSEEAVAPQADTPEDQDSPPCPDGIAKEKHTVAPAPESCEASEPPAKRSKSSELPTEKGLPGQPQARTTAPKQTQTPELLPELPEARVLPRFQPRVLQIQAQVQPQTPPQVPPVDMPVQRLLQKQVQTQTSPDHVGPRQVLKEAEPQKQVQPQAHSQPLVQKQPQLQKQAQTQTYPQVQPPEQPLRQPPGQLPVQAPDPTEGQPQAPLQVSVPALEQAPVPVHSTELETPPDKGDSGAGLEEASPEPEGAQDSMESQDELTSGLDVGECEKRAREMLGVWGAGGSLKVTILQSSDSRAFSTVPLTPVPRVGESTSATPATASTPSKQTLQFFCYLCKANCSSQQEFQDHMSGAQHQQRLGEIQHMSQACLLSLLPVPRDVLEREDEEPPPRRWCNTCQVYYMGDLIQHRRTQDHKIAKQSLRPFCTVCNRYFKTPRKFVEHVKSQGHKDKAKELKTLEKEIAGQDEDHFITVDAVGCFEGDEEEEEEEDEEEIEVEEEFCKQVRSRDISIEEWKGSETYNPNTAYGVDFLVPVMGYICRICHKFYHSNSGAQLSHCKSLAHFENLQKYKKAKNPSPTSRPVSRRCAINARNALTALFTSGGRAPSQPCSQDTAKTPSKNASTTTAIQGPAQKRLLF